The nucleotide window CGTCTCGTCGCACGACGGCCGCCAGCTGGAGGTGCGCGCCCGCGGCCGCGTGGAGTTCAACGACGCGGGCGACTGGGTGGAGTCGATGGAGCCCGGCGCGTCGCTGACGGTGCGCGAGGAGCAGGGCGGCCGCGAGCAGCGCATCGAGTTCCGCTCGGACGGCGACGGCGTGGAGATGCGCTACCGGGTGAACGGCCGCGAGCGCCCGCTCGACGCCGCGGGGCGGGACTGGGCGCGCCGCACGATCCGCGAGGCCACGCGCGAGAGCGGGATCGGCGCCGACGCGCGCGTCGCCCGCATCCGGCGGCGCGCGGGGGTGGCGGGGGTGCTGGCCGACATGGCCGACCTCCGCACCGACACCGGGCGGCGGCTGTACTACCGCGCGCTGCTGGCCAGCGGCCCCATGTCCGACGCCGACTTCGCGCGGGTGATGGACGACGCGGGCGCGCGGATTCGCTCGAACACCGAGCGCCGGCTGGTGCTGGTGGAGGCCGCGGACCGGGTGAGCGGCGGCCGCGGGCTGGCGGCGCTCCTCCGCGCGGCGGGAGGGATGGAGAGCGACACCGAGACGCGCCTCGTCCTCACCCGCGTCGCCGAGCGCAACGCGCTGGCCGAGCCGGCGGCGCGCGACGCCTTCTTCCGCGCCGTGGAGGGGATCGGCAGCGGGACGGAGCGCCGGCTCGTCCTCCTCACCGCGCTCCGCCGCGGCGCGCTGGCGGATGCGGGCTTCCGCGCCGCGTTCTTCCGCGCGGTGGACGGGATCGGGAGCGACACCGAGCGCCGGCTCGTGCTCGTCTCCGCGCTGGAGCGCGCGTCCGAGCCGACGGCCGTCGCCGCGCTGCGCTCCGCGGCGGAGATGGGGTCGGACACGGAGAAGCGGCTGGTGCTGACCCGCGTCCCCTCCGGGCTGCTCGGCTCGCCGCGCGTGACGGACGCCTACCGCGCGGTGGTCGGCGGGATGCGCTCCGACACCGAGCGGCGCCTGGCCCTCTCCTTCCTGGTGAACGGGGGGCGGTGATGCACCGCGCACTCCCCGCGCTCGCCCCGGCCGCGCTGGCGCTGCTGCTGGCCGCGCCGGCGGCGGCGCAGCAGCGGGCGGACACGGCGCGCGCGGACACCGCGGCGGCCACGCGGCCCCGGCGCGCCGACGCCGCGCGCATCCAGGGCCGCGCGCCCGAGCTCGACGGGCGGCTGGACGACGAGGCGTGGGCGGCCGCGCCGGCGCTCGGCGGCTTCTGGCAGAAGGAGCCGCGCGAGGGCGCGCCGGCCACGGAGCGCACCGAGGTCCGCATCCTCTACGACGACCACGCGCTCTACGTCGGCGCGCGGATGTGGTCGAGCGACCCCGCGCGCATCCGGGCGCCTGTCTCGCGGCGCGACGTGACCGACGCGGCGGAGTTCATCTCCATCTCCCTGGACACCTACCACGACCGGCGCACCGCGTACACCTTCGCCGTCACCGCCGCGGGTACGCGGGGGGACGTCTATCACCCCCGCGACAGCGACTCCGGCGACGCGCAGTTCAACCCCGTGTGGGAAGCCCGCGTGGCGCGCGACACCGCCGGGTGGACCGCGGAGATGCGCATCCCCCTCTCGCAGCTCCGCTTCAACCCCGGCCAGGCGCAGACGTGGGGGGTGAACGCGCGCCGCTGGATCCCGCAGAAGGAGGAGGACGACTACTGGATCGTCGTTCCCAAGAGCGTGTCGGCGTGGGCGTCGCGCTTCGGCGAGCTGGGCGGGATCACCGGCGTACACCCCGAGCGGCGGATCGAGCTGTCGCCGTACGTGGCCACCGGCGCGTCGTTCAGCCAGGGCGTCGATCCCGTCGACCCCTTCCACTCGCCGCGCGAGCAGACGGTGCGCGCGGGCGCCGACGTGAAGGTGGGCTTCGGCCCCAACCTCACCCTCGACGCCACGGTCAATCCCGACTTCGGGCAGGTGGAGGCGGACCCGGCGGAGGTGAACCTGAGCGCGTTCGAGACCTTCTTCGCCGAGAAGCGCCCGTTCTTCACCGAAGGGAGCGGGCTCCTCTCCGGCGGCGGCGCGGGCTACTTCTACTCGCGGCGCATCGGCGCGGCGCCGCACGGCGTGGCGAGCGGGGATTTCGTCTCCACCCCCTCCAGCAGCACCATCCTCGGCGCGGCGAAATTGACGGGGCGGCTGCCGAGCGGCCTTTCCGTCGGCGTCCTGGGCGCGGTGACGGCGCGCGAGCGGGCGCGCACTTTCGACGCCACCACGGGCGAGTTCGGCCGGGTGGAGGTGGAGCCGGCGACCGGCTTCGGCGTCGTCCGTCTCCAGCAGGAGCTGGGGAAGACGGGCTCGACGGCGGGGATCATCCTCACCGGCGTGCACCGGGCGATCGGAGACGACTCGCCGCTGGGCGCGCGGCTGGACAGGGACGCGGTGGCCGGCGCCGCCGACTGGAACCTGCGCCTGGGCGGCGGGACGTACGAGGTGAGCGGCGCGCTGGGCTTCAGCCACGTCGCGGGCGATTCGCTGGCGATCCTGCGCATTCAGCGCTCCAGCGCGCGGTATCTCCAGCGGCCGGACGCGGACTACGTCACCTACGATCCGTCCCGCACCACGCTCTCCGGCTACACCGCGTCGCTCTCCGCGCAGAAGATCAGCGGGAAGCACTGGCTGTGGACCGTCGCCGGCGACCTGCGCTCGCCCGGCTTCGAGCTGAACGACGCGGGCTCGCAGTCCGTGGCCGACTATCGCCAGGTCTCCGGCGAGCTGCGCTACCGCGAGACCACGCCGCGCGGCCCCTTCCGGCGCTGGGCCACGTACGTCACCCCGATCGCGCAGTGGAACGGCGGCGGGGTGTTGGAAGACCAGGAGCTCTGGCTCGACTGGGAGGCGACGCTGAAGAACTTCTGGCGCACCACCTTCACCGCGTTCCGCGTCTTCCCGGCGCAGAGCCAGACGCTCACCCGCGGCGGGCCGCTGGCGGGCACGCCCGGCTCGTGGGCGGTGATCGGGCTGCTGCAGAACAGCGCGGCGGCGCGCTTCCAGTGGCGCGGCCGCATCTACTACGGGATGACGGACACCCGCGCCGTCACCAAGCGCTACAGCGGCCGCCTCTCCGTGCGCCCGGGGCCGCGCTGGCAGCTGTCCATCGAGCCCAACTACCTCCGCTACACGCCCACGCGGCAGTACGTGGCGACGTTCGAGGGCGGTCCCGCGGAGACGTTCGGGCGCAGCTACGTGTTCGCGTCGATGGACCGCAGCGAGTTCTTCGCCGACGTGCGGCTGACTTACCTGTT belongs to Longimicrobium sp. and includes:
- a CDS encoding DUF5916 domain-containing protein, which gives rise to MHRALPALAPAALALLLAAPAAAQQRADTARADTAAATRPRRADAARIQGRAPELDGRLDDEAWAAAPALGGFWQKEPREGAPATERTEVRILYDDHALYVGARMWSSDPARIRAPVSRRDVTDAAEFISISLDTYHDRRTAYTFAVTAAGTRGDVYHPRDSDSGDAQFNPVWEARVARDTAGWTAEMRIPLSQLRFNPGQAQTWGVNARRWIPQKEEDDYWIVVPKSVSAWASRFGELGGITGVHPERRIELSPYVATGASFSQGVDPVDPFHSPREQTVRAGADVKVGFGPNLTLDATVNPDFGQVEADPAEVNLSAFETFFAEKRPFFTEGSGLLSGGGAGYFYSRRIGAAPHGVASGDFVSTPSSSTILGAAKLTGRLPSGLSVGVLGAVTARERARTFDATTGEFGRVEVEPATGFGVVRLQQELGKTGSTAGIILTGVHRAIGDDSPLGARLDRDAVAGAADWNLRLGGGTYEVSGALGFSHVAGDSLAILRIQRSSARYLQRPDADYVTYDPSRTTLSGYTASLSAQKISGKHWLWTVAGDLRSPGFELNDAGSQSVADYRQVSGELRYRETTPRGPFRRWATYVTPIAQWNGGGVLEDQELWLDWEATLKNFWRTTFTAFRVFPAQSQTLTRGGPLAGTPGSWAVIGLLQNSAAARFQWRGRIYYGMTDTRAVTKRYSGRLSVRPGPRWQLSIEPNYLRYTPTRQYVATFEGGPAETFGRSYVFASMDRSEFFADVRLTYLFTPDLSLELYAQPFASSGRYHDFGELGAARARELRPLDGDTMRVVRDGNSVRVKLGDQSRTVNDFNVRSFRSNAVLRWEWRPGSTLYLVWQQDRSGDRDRISLVGPRSLLETLDEPGDNFLALKVTYWLPLH